The genomic stretch TGTAGACCTGCGGGGCACCGCCGCGCTGGAATCCGTGGAGGAAGGGAGCGACGGGCTGGTCGACGGCAGGCAGGGGCGAGGTTTGGGCCCAGCGCTCAACGTGGGCGCCCAGGAGGACCGGTATGAACGGGGGTTCGATTTCGACGCCTGGGGGCGCCGCCTGCCTGAGCTGGAGGACTCCGCGGTATGAGAAATCCACGTTTTCGCCGGGGGAGACCTGCTCGAGGAGGTCGCGGGTCGACCTGGTAGCCGGGCCGTACACCGGGTCGTCGTCGTGGGTCTGCGGGCAGTAGATGACGGCGGAGGTTGCGGCGTGGGGTTCGCCCATGCGTCGGACCCGGCCGAAGCGCTGGATGAGAGATGCGAGCGGGGCGCACTCGGTCACGATCGCGTCGAAGTCGAGGTCGGCGCCGACTTCGACCGTTTGGGTCGCGACAAGGTTGAGCGCGTCAGCGGGGGCCGGTGTCCCGCTGCCGAACCGGGAGAGGACATCGGGAACCAGCTGTTCCCGCTCGAATTCGCGGACGCGGCCGGTGAGGAGCCAGTTCGTGCCCGGGCGATGCTTCTCGAGGTGCTCGAAGGCTGACCGGGCGGCCTGCACGGTGTTGCAGAGCACGGCGTATCGGCCGGGCAGTTTGGAAAGGCTCGCCAGGCGTTCGGCGAGCTGGGCACCGAGGTTTCGGTAGCGCTCGATGCCTTTGCCGCGGACATCGACCGACTCAAGACGGGCAGGTTTGGGGACGGACAGGCGTCGCCGCGCCACTTCGGCGGCCGCTGAACCTGCGGCCGTTTCGGTTTCCAGGGTCGCGGTTAGGCGGAGACCGCCGGCAAGAGCGGTGCGGGCTGTAGCGCTCATGAGGGTGAGCTTGAGGTGGGGAAGGCTGGCTTCGGCGGCGGCTCGCTGGAGCCGGCGGACCCGGTCGAGCGTTTCGGCCAGCGGCTCGGCGATGTGGGCTTCGTCGACGACGACCCAGGCGTCGAGCCCGCAGAGCGCGGCGTTGATCGGCGCCATGGACGGGGTGACGCCGTACCCGCGGAAGAGCAGCCGGGAGCCGAACTGGTCGACGGTGCTGACGACGACGGCGGGCTGGTGCGGGCGGTCGAGCCAGCGGGCATCCCAGGTGACGCCGCCGCGCATGCGGACGGCCTCGAGGGGCCGGGCATCGGCGCCGGCCAGGCCCTGCAGGGCGGCGGCGACGCGGGCAGCGACCGGGCCGGCCGGTGCGGCGGGGTCGAGCCGCTCGACGAGCCGGCGGGCGAGCTCGTAGGTGCTATCGACGATGACGCGGCGGTCAACGACGTAGACCAGTCGCAGCGGCAGCCGTCGCTCCGCTCTGCCTTCCAGTTCGGCGGCGAGTGCGAAGGCCCAGGCGATGATGACCGAGGTCTTGCCGAGGCCGGTGGGGACATCGACCAGGGCTGGAGGGTTCCCGGTGCAGAGCTGCTCGGCGAGCCGGACCTGCCAGGGGAATGGCTCCCGGCCGGTCACCTCGCGGAAGAATTCCGGAAAGGCCGCTGGCTCAAGCATCGCGCGGTCCGACCTCACGTGCTGCGGAGGTAGCGGGTGAGGTGACGGGGACGCAGAGGCCAAGGCCGTAATGCCGCATAGACCCGATGACCACCGGGCCCTCGACGGGCGCCGCGAACCGGAGGTAGAGGTGCCGGTACGGGCGGAAGCCTTCTTTGTGGCCCGGGCGGGTGGTTTCCCACGGGGCGAGGTCGAGGGCGCCGGGTACGGTCCCGTCGAACGGCCTGAGTGCGGACTGGAACTCCGTTGGCTCGGGGAAGCCGGAGTTCCGGATGGTCTGCCGGATCAGCTCAGGAATCTCGGTGCGATCTTTCACAAAGCGGTCAAGCACGGCGGGATATGCTGTCACCCAGGTATCGGACGGCCGACTCCATCGCCAGGCCTGGAGCGCAAGCGGGGCACGACGTTGTTCGAGCGGCGTCAGCCGGCGCAACGAGAACTGGCCGAGGGAGGGTGAGGAGAGGCCGCGTTCGGCGGTTGCGCCGAGCGCCCACCAGAGGTCGCGGAGGTCGGCCGGCTCGAGTTCCGGGACGGCGACAGCCAGGCCGATGATGTGGCCATCAGCGTGGCGGTGGCCGACGAAGGGCAGGGCAAGGAAGGCGCACCGGGGGGCGTCGCCCGGGCCGTGCCCGTGCACGGCAGGGAGCGGCCGGGGGAGATTCGCCATGACCGCCTTGCGGAGCAGGTCGGTGAACTCCACGGCGTGCCGACCGTCGCGCTGGGGCCCCTCCAGGGCGAAGATGACCAGCTCGCGGTACGGCCCGCGGATGGTGGGAACATGTGACTGGCGGACGAGCGGCCGGTAGTCGACGTAGGCGCCGATAGCCCAGGGGTCGCCTGCCTTTCCGGTGACCTTTCGCTCATGTGCGGCCCGCAATGCGGCAAGGGCGCCGTTGAACGGAGTGCGGACCGGATAGGTCGGCAGCCCCGGATCGGCCGTTGCTTCTTCCTGGGAGCTCGAGGGGACGAGGACACCCTCTTCCGGGAGGCTGGATTCGACCACTTCGACGATGACCGGGGATGTTGAGCGCCCGAGGTAGGGGACGCGGCGGCAGAGTGCCGCCAGGACGGCGCGCTCCGATTCCGAGAGCGCGTCATCATCCCAGGCGTACACGATGTCGCGGGAGCGCGGCACGAAACGGGCCCAGCCGCGAGCGCCGTTTTTCCTTCCAGGGAGCGTCGTGGCCGTATCTTTGCCTTCGACTTTGTTGGTCGGGACCCAGGCCTGACGTTCAAATGCCATCTCGGGAGCGTCGGCGAGCGCCGGTGGGTCGGCGACGATGGCGGGCGGCTTAAGCTGCTCGAGCTTTTCGAGCAGGGCGACCTCGGACGGGACGGCATGGTCGGCCACAGCAACGAGCGCTGAGTAGAGGCGCATCCAGGAGGGCGGCCACTCCGGAGCCCCCGGGTCATCGGGCGCCCCACCTTCGAAGGTATCGCCGAGGAGCTGACAGCGAAGAGCGAGCATGCTCAAGCCTCGGCGTCTTCGAGGCCCCGGGCAGTGAGGACGTTACGGATCACCTCGGCGAGTGGCCCCGATGGCGAGAGAACGACGGGCTCGGGCGACCACTGAACGCCGGCAGCGGCGAGGCGCTCGCGGGCGAGGTCGACCAGCTGCAGCGCATCATCCGTTGTGAGCTCCAGCGGCTCGGTCCGGGCGCCGCGCTGGACCCATTCCATGGACTCGCTGCGCAGGACGAGGTCGGAGCCGGAGCGAAGGTGGATGCCGGCGCCGCCGAAGGCGAGCCGGTCGCCGGCGAGGGCGAGTGCTGCAAGCGCAGTCCGACCGGCGCGGTTTATCTCTTCGTCGCGGAAGCGGAGCTGCGCGAGCCCGATAAGCGAGAGGACACCGAGGCGGGAAATGCTGCGGACGGCAACACCACCGATGGATTCATTCGGCGCAGCCGGAATCATGCCGTGGCCGAGTTGATTGAGTTTGTCTTTCTCCTCCTTGCCGGTCTGTTCCTTCTTCTTCTTAGTTTCGGTCTCAAATGGCCTCCATGCTTTCCTGTCCACCACATCTTCGCCTGGCAGATTTAGCGGGTCGCCTTTCGTTGCAGCGCGCTTTCCTCGCATCGGCTCCCAGCCAATCATCTCCGAGGTGTAAGAGCGTGCCAGTTTTAGCGCCAAATCCCTGTTCTTAAGATGGGAATCCCATAATCCGTAAACAAGATCCGTTGGCACGTGGATTAAGAGGGGCGTCAGGTCATCGACGGATGCCTGATCAAGCTCCTTACCCATCGGCGTAACCAAGAAGGGAGTTCCACCGACCACACTGTCCAGGAAGTAGGCGTCGCGGCTGCGGTGCGGGGCGGCCAGGTTCGAGAGTTCAATCGTCACGCCATCGTGGGTGAACCGCATGAGGAGGCGGGGCAGCCCGAGCCGGTCGGCCACGCGGTCGAGGGCGGCTTCGCACCGGTTGGCCTGGGACTGGTAGGAGTCGAGGACGACGACCTCCACGGGGGTGCCTTCGGGCGACCAGCGGCGCTCAAAGTGGTAGCGCGTCCCATTGCTCTCCATGTAGGTCGGAGGGAAGACCTTGGCGCCTGTCCCGGCCTGCGGTTCGTACTCGGCGCGGATGCGGATTGCCGCATCGTCGTTCTGGAGCGTCACCGCCGCTGCGAGCCGTTCGTACAGTGCATCGAGATCCGCCATGTGCACGGCAATCCTTTCGAGACTCCTCAAGACTCCCGGCCGGGCCGGCGGGCCGGCGGGGCCGGTCAGCGGCAGTCTACCCGGCCGGGCCGCGGCCCCGGAAGGCCTTTGCGCAAAGACGACGACAGGTGTCGCGAACGGACGCGAGGGGGAGCTGGAGCAAACGCGGATGCCGGGCGGGGCCGCAGGGCGGAGGCGTGGGGCGCCGGTGCTCAGCCGGGGGTGCTGGATTCGAGGTCGGCGAGCATCTGCTCCATGAGCTCCCGGCCGTAGGGGGTCGGGTCGAAGTGGATGAGGTAGAAGGTCCCGTCGTGCAGGCCGGCGTAGCGGGCGTTGCGCGTAAGCGAGGCGATGGCGAGCGGGCCGCGCCGGGGCAGGGGGACGAACTTCGTGCCGCCCTCCTCGAGCGCCATCCTGAAGTCGTCGTCGGTCTGGGCTGCGTACTGCAGGGCGATGGGGACAAGGTGATCGTCCGGCATAAGGTCGAAGAGCCTGGTCCAGGTGAAGAGGTCGTCGGCGCCGAGCACCTGGCATGCTTTGCAGGTCGTGGGCAGCTGCAGCCGGGCGGACCTGCCGGGCACCCTGCCGAACCAGCGGGCGTACTGGAGTTCGAGCGCGGCGCGGAGGCGGTGGAACCTGCGCCGCGGGCGCTGGTCCAGGCCGACTGCGTAGTGCTGGCCGCACGGCCAGATGAGCACCAGTTCGCCGGTCTCGCAGTGGGTGACGTAGTCGTGCGGCGGATGGTTGCGCGGGAGGTCGGTCTTCTCCCAGGCCCGGCGGAGCGGGCCGGCGCCGGAAATGGGATTCGTCAAACAGCTCCTCCTTTCGTTGTGACGGATCGCGATTCGGTCGGATGCGGGCGCCGGGTTCGCCGCGGCGACCCGGCGGGTCCCCTGGGCTGCGGTGCTTTCTGGCTGGCAGGTCCCTGGCGAAGGCCAGGCCGGCGTTACGGGGACGGCGATTTGGCGGGCAGGCGGCGTACGGGCGCGGGGTTCAGGACGGCGGGTCGGACCGGGGAGCGGGGACGGTGCGAAGGCTCGTGGGGACCTTATTGGCAACCTCCATGGGAGAACAGCTCCGGCGGGGGAGCTTGCGGCGATGCGGGCTGCGACGGGCCGGTCGTGGCGGGTGGACGAGGGGCGGGGTCGGGGCTTTCTCGCGAGCGCTCGCGGGGGCCCGGGCAGGGAGGCAGGGCAGGGGCTCCCGGGTGCAACCGGCGCCGGTGCACAGGCGGGTCTGCGCGGACCGCCTGCCGGCAACCCGGAGGCTGCGAGAGCGAACACGGGACTGCGGGCGGCACCTCCGAAATGAAGGGAATGGAGCGGCAACGGCAGGAGCTACGCGCGTGCGGGGCGGGCTACCGGCGGGTGGACGGCGTTTGGGAGTGTGCGGGCTGCGGGAGCCTGGCGACGGCGGGGGCGGAGACCGCCACACGAGGGACTTTGCGATGCGGCGGAATCGCCGATCGGGTTCCACCCGCGCGCGCCACCGATTACGGGTTTCCGGACGCGCGGCGGAGTTTTTCGGGAAAGACGTCGACCCAGGCCTTTGTGAGCTTTTCGGGTACGACGAGGTAGGTCAGGCTGCTCGGGCGATACCGGTCGACGGGCGTGTACTCGAGCCCGAGCAGGACGCAGCCATCGGGGACAGGCACCGGCTCCTTGAACACGAAGCCGCCCTGGTCCCAGTGGTAATAGAGGAATCGGACCTTGCGGAACGGCTTTCTTGCCTCGAAGAGGGTATACCCGCCCGGAGGGGCGCGAAGTTCGGGTATCGGGTTCCCTCCCGAGCGCACGAAGGCGAACAGGAGCGGCAGGGTGACGGGCACGCTGCAGCCGACATAGGTGGTCGGCACGATGCCCTCGGTGTCGGTGAAGGCGACCGTTGGCGAGTAGACCCCTCCCAGGTGCGGGTCGTCGCGCGGCCACTGGACCGGCCGCCTGATGAGCTCGAGAAAATCAGCGTCCATCGCGTTCTTCCTTCGCCGGGTGGCCCCCGTGGGCTGCAGAGCCCGCACCGAGGGGCCCTGGACCGGGCACTGCTGCAAGAGCTGACTGTCCCGGGCGGTGCCCGAGGCGGGCCGGCGTTACGGGCGGCGGTCGCCCGCGACGCCCTTGACATCCAGGTTTCGAGAAAGGGCGCCGGCGGCCTGCATCCGCTCGACCCAGCGAATGCAGCCCGGGACGGGCTGGGGGAACCAGGGCTCTCCGGGCCGGGTGCCGGGCCGGTTGCGGTACCAGCCGGAGCCCGGTTTGCCGCCAGCCACCAGGACCTCGATGTCGGTGGTACAGGTGCCAGCCGGGTAGTGCAGGGTGAGCGTGTAAACGGCCTGGAAGTCCGGCACGCGGAACCGGATGCCGGCAGCGATGAGCCGATTTTGGTCGTCGACCTCGATGAACGGCTCTGCCGTGTAGCCGACGGTTCCAGATGCTGCCCGTTCGAGGGCGCGAACGGCGAACCAAAGGCCATCTGGAGTGACGTACCCGTGTACCCTTCGTTCGGCGCGCGGGACGAGGCGGGACCGCAGGCGCGCAAGCAGATGGGCGGCGACGTTCACGTGTTGCCTCCTTGACGTCTGCCCCGGGGAGCGGAGATGACGGGCCGCGACGGGAGGTTCGCTGAGCCGGGCGGGCAGCCGCGGCGGGATGTCTGCGCACGAGCCGATAGCATTCTCGCATACGGCCGCGACACCTCCTGTCGTTTGCGCGCAGGGATTGTCGGAGAAAATTCCGCGGGCGGGGAGCCGGGGTTTTGGGGGGCGGTGGGCACACATTTCTGGCCAGCCGAGCAGCGAAGTTGCTACTATCCCGTCCCAGGCTTGCTTTCGAGGCCCCAGAAGGATGAACCCGACGTGTCCGCAGTGCGGAGCCCGCATGGTCGTAAGGACCGCGAGGTCGGGCCCTAGCGCTGGCGCGCAGTTCTGGGGCTGCACGCGCTATCCGGAATGCCGAGGAACCCGCCCGTATGTGGACGAGAGCAACGGGGAGCGCGCGCAGACCCCGGCGTCGTCCCAAATGCGCCCCCGGGAACAGAACAGGCCGTTCGGCGAGGCCGGAGGAGCGCGTCGGGGAGCCACTGATGACAGCCTGCTCGACGAACCCCTGGACGACCAGGACGATGTCGATCCCGAGGACCTTCCACACGAGGTCGAGCTCGAGCCACTTCGTCCGAACCTCCAGGTCCGACTGTTCCAGGCCGTCGGTCTGCCTCGAGAATGGGTCGAACGGATTCACGACGCCAGCGTGCCTCCGCGCCTGCGGCGCGCCGCCGCACAGTGGCGGCTCGACTGGCCGTTGCGGTCTTCGCCTGACACGGTCAGCCGGTTCGCGAGCGTCATCAGCGTGGTGGAGAAGATCCTTACGCGTGGGGCCCTGACAATCGTCGACCCGCAGGTTGAAGAAGCTCTGCCGGTGCCCGACCGAGAGACAATCAGCAGCGAGGACATCAGGAAGACGGTTGAACTTCTTGCGGCCGACCCCACAATTCCACCGTCCTGGCCGCTGCACACGGAGGTGTGGGGCAAGGCGAAGCCCTTCGCGGAATGGTTCGACAACGGGGGCTTCGGGAGGCTCGGCTGGACGCTCGTTCCGGGGATGACGCTGAAGACGACCTTCCAGGAGGCCGGAGAGCGAACAAGCCACCACCTGCCCATCGTGCTTGCGCACCCCTCGGTCGAGCGCCTGACCGCGGTGACGTTGCCCGGCGATGGTTCAGCCGCTGCACCGACGACGTCCGCATGGGCTCAGTGGCGAGAGATGGAGGTATTCCCGCTGCGTCCCGGTACGGACTACCACGGTCCGGACCCGGCTCTCGACCACCTGGCTACGCTCCTGGCAAAGGCGTCCGTGCCCAAGCCCACGCTGCCGGTCGTGCATCTCAGGCTGTCGCGCTTCGCACACCAGGTACAGATTGCGCTCCTCGAGGCATTTCGTGGCGGACTGCTTCCCGACGACGCGCCATGGAAGGTAGCCATTCAGCCACCTGAACGTCTGGTTCGAGAGCTTGAACCGGCAGAGCTGGAGCTGGTGCTCGCGCGAGCGGTGGAAGGTTTCGCGGAGCTGCTGGTGCGGGTCGCCTCACTTCACGGCGTTCCCCTGGGACGACCGGAAGTCAGCACTGCTGTCTTGCCATCTTCACCTGCCGGGCCGGCCCAGGTGCTCATACGCGCCGGATTTTCGGGGCGAGTCCCGGTGCTCACGGGGGCTGCCGAGTTCGTGATTCACGACCTCCCGCTCGGACTCAATGTGGCACCGCCCGTCACGGCCGCACCACCGGTCCGCAGGCAGAATCCGCAGCGCGAAGACGCTGAGTGGATGCTGAACTACGTCTTCCGGAAGCCGTCGTTCTGGGAGGGCCAGTGGGAGACGGTCCGGCGCACCCTGGAGGGGAAGGACACCCTCGTGCTCCTGCCGACCGGTGCCGGTAAGTCCATCGCCTTCCAGCTCGGCGCCATCTGCCTGCCCGGGATGTGCATCGCCGTGGCTCCGATCGTCTCACTCGTCGAGGACCAGCTGGACAACCTCGATCGGGTTGGCATCGACCGAGCCGTTGGCATAACGAGCAACATCAGCGACCGCCAGCAGCGCGAGGCGGCTGTAACGGCGGTCGGCAGGGGCTGGTACCTTTATTGTTATATCGCGCCCGAGCGGTTCCAGATTGCGTCATTCCGGGACGCGCTGCGGCAGGCGACAGCGACTGTGCCGGTGTGCTCGGTTGCCATCGACGAGGCCCACTGCGTTTCGGAGTGGGGGCATGACTTCCGTACGGCCTATCTCAACCTCGGCAGAATCGCCCGCGACTATTGCAAGTACGGAGACTTCGTCCCGCCGCTTATCGGCCTGACAGGAACCGCCAGCTATATCGTGTTGCGTGACGTCCAGCGCCAGCTGGGGATCCTCGACTACGACGCGCTTGTTACTCCGACCAGTTTTGACCGGAGAGAGCTTGCGTTCCACATCATGACCTGCAGGTCAGAAGAGAAGGCCGACAGGTTGATCGGCATTATGAACAGTTTGCCATCAAGGTTTGGACTGGCATCAAATGGATTCTTCCAGCCACGAGGATCCAATACGACGTCGGGTCTTGTTTTTTGTCCGTACATCAACGGGAACTTCGGGATCTTGCGCTTTCAAAAAGAGATCCAAGAGAAGCTGCAGATTCACTCGGACGTTTACGCCGGGGGTCTCTCCAAACGAAAGAAGCGCCTGAGCGCGCACCGTTTCAAGCGGAACGAGGTCCCGTTACTCGTATGCACGAAGGCCTTCGGGATGGGGATCGATAAGCCGAACATCAGATACACCATCCACACCGGGCTCCCTGCGTCGATCGAGTCGTACTACCAGGAGGCAGGGCGCGCCGGGCGAGACCGGCAGCGGGCCCTCTCGTTTATTGTGCTCTCGGATGACCGGCCCCAGGCGAACCGGCAGCTCCTTGACCCGAGCACGGATGTGACCGTACTGGCCCGGCACATCCAGCAGCGACGGTACGACGGCACCGACGATGACGTGACCCGCGCACTCTGGTTCCACGTCCAGGCGTTCCGGGGCAAGGAGCGGGACCTGGAGGTAACAAAGGCCACCCTGGGCTTACTCGGCGAGACCGGACAGGCCCGCGACGTGGTCATTGGCTGGCGCATGCCCCGAGGCCCGGGCGGGCAGGGCCTCATGCAGCAGCCGGGCCGCGGACAGGATGACGATGAAACTCAGAAGGCCATAGAAAAAGCGCTGCATCGCCTGGTGGTCATCGGTGTCGTCGCTGACTATACCGTCGACTACGTGCGGCGGGAGTTTCACGTCAGGCTGGCAGACACGGGCTACGAAGACGTGCGCGAACATCTCCTGGCCTATATTGGTGATTACCAGGCCGGGCTGGTGCCCGCCTATGAGGCACGGGTAAACGCGCTGATGGGCCGTCGCTGGCGCGACTACCTGGTCGACGTATGTTCGCTACTGATCGACTTTATCTACGAGCATATTGAGCGCGCCCGGCGGCGCTCGCTGCGGGAGATGCTCGAGGCAGCGAGCCTGGGCGACGGCGAGCGTCTTCGCGAACGCATTCTGAACTACCTGACGACGACGGAGTACGACGACTTCCTCGTAGGCATCATCCAGTCCACTACGGTGGCTGACGCCATGCAGCATGCTGAAGAGCTCCTCGACGTCGTCGTCTCGCCGAACGATGCGGAGCGCATCCGGGGGGCAGTGGCCCGGTATCTTACGTCCTACCCGGATGTCCCGGTA from Tepidiforma thermophila encodes the following:
- a CDS encoding RecQ family ATP-dependent DNA helicase, with amino-acid sequence MDESNGERAQTPASSQMRPREQNRPFGEAGGARRGATDDSLLDEPLDDQDDVDPEDLPHEVELEPLRPNLQVRLFQAVGLPREWVERIHDASVPPRLRRAAAQWRLDWPLRSSPDTVSRFASVISVVEKILTRGALTIVDPQVEEALPVPDRETISSEDIRKTVELLAADPTIPPSWPLHTEVWGKAKPFAEWFDNGGFGRLGWTLVPGMTLKTTFQEAGERTSHHLPIVLAHPSVERLTAVTLPGDGSAAAPTTSAWAQWREMEVFPLRPGTDYHGPDPALDHLATLLAKASVPKPTLPVVHLRLSRFAHQVQIALLEAFRGGLLPDDAPWKVAIQPPERLVRELEPAELELVLARAVEGFAELLVRVASLHGVPLGRPEVSTAVLPSSPAGPAQVLIRAGFSGRVPVLTGAAEFVIHDLPLGLNVAPPVTAAPPVRRQNPQREDAEWMLNYVFRKPSFWEGQWETVRRTLEGKDTLVLLPTGAGKSIAFQLGAICLPGMCIAVAPIVSLVEDQLDNLDRVGIDRAVGITSNISDRQQREAAVTAVGRGWYLYCYIAPERFQIASFRDALRQATATVPVCSVAIDEAHCVSEWGHDFRTAYLNLGRIARDYCKYGDFVPPLIGLTGTASYIVLRDVQRQLGILDYDALVTPTSFDRRELAFHIMTCRSEEKADRLIGIMNSLPSRFGLASNGFFQPRGSNTTSGLVFCPYINGNFGILRFQKEIQEKLQIHSDVYAGGLSKRKKRLSAHRFKRNEVPLLVCTKAFGMGIDKPNIRYTIHTGLPASIESYYQEAGRAGRDRQRALSFIVLSDDRPQANRQLLDPSTDVTVLARHIQQRRYDGTDDDVTRALWFHVQAFRGKERDLEVTKATLGLLGETGQARDVVIGWRMPRGPGGQGLMQQPGRGQDDDETQKAIEKALHRLVVIGVVADYTVDYVRREFHVRLADTGYEDVREHLLAYIGDYQAGLVPAYEARVNALMGRRWRDYLVDVCSLLIDFIYEHIERARRRSLREMLEAASLGDGERLRERILNYLTTTEYDDFLVGIIQSTTVADAMQHAEELLDVVVSPNDAERIRGAVARYLTSYPDVPVLLALRAVTEGLSRDPDREDIRQNLTAAMNFARDRYGYTPDELVGLAGLAIRAMGRRPEVARDAALDLVAAMQGDVSFLRGLARAVPAFAAVPYAMLSTRLLVERIDRVLGV
- the cas7g gene encoding type I-G CRISPR-associated RAMP protein Csb1/Cas7g, which codes for MADLDALYERLAAAVTLQNDDAAIRIRAEYEPQAGTGAKVFPPTYMESNGTRYHFERRWSPEGTPVEVVVLDSYQSQANRCEAALDRVADRLGLPRLLMRFTHDGVTIELSNLAAPHRSRDAYFLDSVVGGTPFLVTPMGKELDQASVDDLTPLLIHVPTDLVYGLWDSHLKNRDLALKLARSYTSEMIGWEPMRGKRAATKGDPLNLPGEDVVDRKAWRPFETETKKKKEQTGKEEKDKLNQLGHGMIPAAPNESIGGVAVRSISRLGVLSLIGLAQLRFRDEEINRAGRTALAALALAGDRLAFGGAGIHLRSGSDLVLRSESMEWVQRGARTEPLELTTDDALQLVDLARERLAAAGVQWSPEPVVLSPSGPLAEVIRNVLTARGLEDAEA
- the cas3g gene encoding type I-G CRISPR-associated helicase/endonuclease Cas3g, with translation MLEPAAFPEFFREVTGREPFPWQVRLAEQLCTGNPPALVDVPTGLGKTSVIIAWAFALAAELEGRAERRLPLRLVYVVDRRVIVDSTYELARRLVERLDPAAPAGPVAARVAAALQGLAGADARPLEAVRMRGGVTWDARWLDRPHQPAVVVSTVDQFGSRLLFRGYGVTPSMAPINAALCGLDAWVVVDEAHIAEPLAETLDRVRRLQRAAAEASLPHLKLTLMSATARTALAGGLRLTATLETETAAGSAAAEVARRRLSVPKPARLESVDVRGKGIERYRNLGAQLAERLASLSKLPGRYAVLCNTVQAARSAFEHLEKHRPGTNWLLTGRVREFEREQLVPDVLSRFGSGTPAPADALNLVATQTVEVGADLDFDAIVTECAPLASLIQRFGRVRRMGEPHAATSAVIYCPQTHDDDPVYGPATRSTRDLLEQVSPGENVDFSYRGVLQLRQAAPPGVEIEPPFIPVLLGAHVERWAQTSPLPAVDQPVAPFLHGFQRGGAPQVYIAWRAFPQGLEPGEWAGWLDLAPLSDWETVAVPLAEARAFLAGKPSESIDADIESAAEQAGSEPQANGQVARAVIYAGPDEPPAPLKYPEEIQPNATIVVDSLEGGHDRWGWNGRRNDSAAPRPVPDVADLAPSRRRRSLRLAPSIALSHATDPEAEARILDAWARLDPEDLDSTVPAICEAFASLVPEPLADLYRDAAEGIRNKSWEAFLPARDPETGQWRVAEADKPVVRLVEHANVATSADRSDDDALSTSLSASEPVPLIDHCTRVGGLARDFAERLGLAPDLVRAVELAGRFHDIGKAEPRFQAALYDGDALAALAGTPRAKSGRDPRDPVARNAHRLAGLPQGFRHEAVSARLVRALAQARPDLFDGVDLDLVHHLVVAHHGRGRPLLPPIDDANAPPTSLEIEGAALTVPGERYQVDWEHPARFEQLNQRYGWWGLALLETIVRLADMKDSELAARGAEARPGEVPPRSASPLPAGAPHA
- the csb2 gene encoding type I-G CRISPR-associated protein Csb2, producing the protein MLALRCQLLGDTFEGGAPDDPGAPEWPPSWMRLYSALVAVADHAVPSEVALLEKLEQLKPPAIVADPPALADAPEMAFERQAWVPTNKVEGKDTATTLPGRKNGARGWARFVPRSRDIVYAWDDDALSESERAVLAALCRRVPYLGRSTSPVIVEVVESSLPEEGVLVPSSSQEEATADPGLPTYPVRTPFNGALAALRAAHERKVTGKAGDPWAIGAYVDYRPLVRQSHVPTIRGPYRELVIFALEGPQRDGRHAVEFTDLLRKAVMANLPRPLPAVHGHGPGDAPRCAFLALPFVGHRHADGHIIGLAVAVPELEPADLRDLWWALGATAERGLSSPSLGQFSLRRLTPLEQRRAPLALQAWRWSRPSDTWVTAYPAVLDRFVKDRTEIPELIRQTIRNSGFPEPTEFQSALRPFDGTVPGALDLAPWETTRPGHKEGFRPYRHLYLRFAAPVEGPVVIGSMRHYGLGLCVPVTSPATSAAREVGPRDA